The Euphorbia lathyris chromosome 8, ddEupLath1.1, whole genome shotgun sequence genome has a window encoding:
- the LOC136203531 gene encoding protein ENHANCED DISEASE RESISTANCE 2-like: MCPTTNQKHRISASEPADSRSTLAAVPISTTADSLTSHSWLSDVINGGSLRRVNLDEGINGWASPPGSVFSLRSENYFTKRLKSPAGDYLLSPAGMDWIKCNSKLDHVLARPDNRVMLALRNAQSQGESLKSVVLAVNLQVPGKDQYSAVFYFVSEGPIPAGSLLYRFVNGDDAFRNQRFKIVNRIVKGPWVVKKTVGNHSACLLGKALTCNYHKGPNYLEIDVDIASSKIATAILHLALGYVTSVSIDMGFVVESQTEDELPEKLIGAIRVCQMEMQSATVIDSPNTTVPVARGLNLSKVKHHDSVDDGDDGGSN; the protein is encoded by the coding sequence ATGTGCCCTACCACCAACCAAAAACACCGGATTTCCGCCTCAGAACCGGCCGATTCCAGATCCACTCTGGCCGCCGTCCCTATATCCACCACCGCGGACTCTTTAACCAGCCACTCCTGGTTATCCGACGTAATCAATGGTGGATCTCTCCGCCGTGTTAATCTCGATGAAGGAATCAACGGCTGGGCATCACCTCCAGGTTCCGTTTTCTCTCTTCGCAGTGAAAATTATTTCACTAAACGGTTAAAATCTCCCGCCGGCGATTACTTGCTCTCTCCCGCCGGTATGGATTGGATTAAATGTAATTCCAAACTAGATCACGTCCTCGCCCGTCCTGACAACCGCGTGATGCTCGCTCTCAGAAACGCACAATCGCAAGGAGAATCGTTGAAATCCGTTGTTCTCGCCGTTAATCTTCAAGTTCCTGGCAAGGATCAATACAGTGCGGTGTTCTATTTTGTCTCAGAAGGTCCTATTCCTGCCGGTTCGTTGTTGTACCGTTTTGTTAACGGAGATGACGCATTTCGGAATCAGCGGTTTAAGATTGTGAATCGGATCGTGAAAGGACCGTGGGTCGTGAAGAAGACAGTAGGAAACCATAGCGCTTGTTTGTTAGGTAAGGCTTTAACCTGTAATTATCATAAAGGACCTAATTATCTTGAGATTGATGTCGATATCGCCAGCTCGAAAATCGCCACAGCTATTTTGCACCTAGCATTGGGATACGTGACGAGCGTGAGTATAGATATGGGATTCGTGGTGGAGTCGCAGACGGAGGATGAGTTACCGGAAAAACTTATCGGTGCTATTAGAGTTTGTCAGATGGAAATGCAATCGGCTACTGTTATTGATTCGCCGAACACGACGGTACCGGTGGCGCGTGGTCTGAATTTATCGAAGGTAAAACACCATGACTCCGTCGACGACGGAGATGACGGTGGATCTAATTAA